From a region of the Campylobacter showae genome:
- the thiH gene encoding 2-iminoacetate synthase ThiH translates to MEYAGGAQRIDEALMRRVLAAREDYDYAKFDAGDVRRALNEENLGAEGLKALLSPAAGAFLGEMAEAARDRTRRQFGNSVQFFTPLYISNFCDSDCVYCGFSSRNKISRVRLKADEAATELANIAKSGLKDVLILTGESAKKSDLGYIGEVCKEASRLFSNVGIEIYPLNADEYAFLHGCGADYVVVFQETYDPAAYARFHLGGVKRSFAYRFHAQERALMGGMRSVGFAALLGLDDFRKDALATALHAHFIQQKYPHAEIALSCPRLRPAINKAHVGPRDVDERALFQVICAYRLFLPYANITISTRELARFRDGVIAVAANKISAGVSTGVGTHSDKAKKGDEQFEISDARSVEEILGAVRGLNLQPVMSEHIYV, encoded by the coding sequence ATGGAGTATGCTGGCGGCGCGCAGCGCATAGATGAAGCGCTGATGCGGCGGGTGCTAGCGGCGCGCGAAGACTACGACTATGCGAAATTTGACGCCGGTGACGTTAGGCGCGCTCTAAACGAGGAAAATCTAGGCGCAGAGGGACTAAAAGCGCTTCTAAGCCCTGCTGCGGGCGCATTTTTAGGCGAGATGGCGGAAGCGGCGCGAGATAGGACGCGCAGGCAGTTTGGCAACTCGGTGCAGTTTTTTACGCCGCTTTATATCTCAAATTTTTGCGATAGCGACTGCGTTTACTGCGGCTTTAGCTCGCGAAATAAGATCTCGCGCGTGCGGCTAAAGGCGGACGAGGCGGCGACAGAGCTAGCAAATATCGCAAAAAGCGGGCTAAAAGACGTGCTGATCCTAACCGGCGAAAGCGCGAAAAAAAGCGACCTGGGCTATATCGGTGAGGTTTGCAAAGAGGCGTCTAGGCTTTTTAGCAACGTCGGAATCGAGATCTATCCGCTAAATGCCGACGAATACGCGTTTTTACACGGTTGCGGCGCGGACTACGTCGTGGTTTTTCAAGAAACTTACGACCCGGCGGCGTATGCGAGATTTCACCTAGGCGGCGTCAAGCGCTCGTTTGCCTACCGCTTCCACGCCCAGGAGCGCGCTCTCATGGGCGGCATGCGCAGCGTCGGATTTGCCGCGCTTTTGGGCCTTGACGACTTTAGAAAGGACGCTCTAGCCACCGCGCTGCACGCGCATTTTATACAGCAAAAGTATCCGCACGCCGAGATCGCGCTATCTTGCCCGCGCCTGCGCCCCGCGATAAACAAGGCTCACGTCGGCCCGCGAGATGTTGACGAGAGGGCGCTGTTTCAGGTCATCTGCGCGTACCGCCTCTTTTTGCCCTACGCAAATATTACGATCTCCACGCGCGAGCTGGCCAGGTTTCGTGACGGCGTCATCGCAGTCGCCGCGAACAAAATCTCAGCCGGCGTTAGCACGGGCGTTGGGACGCACTCGGATAAGGCCAAAAAGGGCGACGAGCAGTTTGAGATCAGCGACGCGCGCTCGGTTGAGGAGATATTGGGCGCGGTGCGTGGGCTAAATTTGCAGCCCGTGATGAGCGAGCATATTTACGTTTAG
- a CDS encoding thiamine phosphate synthase: MEFDKFELVWVTNRRLSEDFFADVRWVAQSGKADKILLRESDLSEDEYENLARKTLEIIAECGSGARLILHTYANVASKLGVCELHLPFTKFAALSGESAINLRDLAKFDGARSDKERGGDICGSNLTQKLKIGVSVHSLEQASSAQELGADYVVAGHIFDTPSHALERGRGLKFLREICEKLSIKTYAIGGINFENLSEIKDAGVAGAYMMRGFLS, encoded by the coding sequence ATGGAATTTGACAAATTTGAGCTCGTTTGGGTGACGAATCGCCGCTTGAGCGAGGATTTTTTCGCTGATGTTAGGTGGGTAGCGCAAAGCGGCAAGGCGGATAAAATTTTGCTCAGGGAGAGCGATCTGTCCGAGGATGAATACGAAAATTTAGCCCGAAAAACGCTTGAGATCATCGCTGAGTGTGGCTCTGGTGCGCGGCTTATTTTGCACACTTACGCAAACGTCGCGAGCAAACTAGGCGTCTGTGAGCTACACCTTCCCTTTACTAAATTTGCGGCGTTAAGTGGCGAGTCGGCTATAAATTTGAGAGATTTGGCTAAATTTGACGGCGCACGCTCGGACAAAGAGAGAGGCGGCGACATTTGCGGGTCAAATTTAACGCAAAAACTTAAAATCGGCGTTTCGGTCCACTCTTTAGAGCAGGCTTCATCGGCGCAGGAACTAGGCGCTGATTACGTCGTGGCGGGACATATTTTTGATACGCCTTCTCACGCGCTAGAGCGAGGCAGGGGGCTTAAATTTTTACGGGAGATTTGCGAGAAATTAAGCATAAAAACCTACGCTATCGGTGGGATAAATTTTGAAAATCTAAGCGAGATCAAGGATGCGGGCGTAGCCGGAGCGTATATGATGCGGGGATTTTTGAGTTAA